Within the Pseudoxanthomonas sp. YR558 genome, the region CGGCTGCTGGTAGCGGTGGAACTCATCGTAGATCTGCCGCATGTGGTTGTCGGGAATACCCGGCCCGGTATCCCACACCTGCAGCACCACCTGATCGCCGCGCGCGCGCATACCGATCACGATGCGGCCCTCGCGCGTGTAGCGCAGCGCATTAGCCAGGAAGTTCTGCAGCACCCGGCGCAGCAGGCGGCGATCGCTACGCACTGGAACGGCGCGCGCGTGAACGCGCAACTTCAACCCACGGCCGGCAGCGACGGGTGCGTACTGCGCGGCCAGTTCGCGCAGGAGTTCGCCCGCATCGAAATCGGTGATCTGCGTCTGCAGACCGCCGGCGTCCAGTCGCGAGACGTCCAGCAGGCCGTCGAGCAGTTCTTCCGCCGCGCGCAGCGACGCATCCACGCGCTCGGCCAGATGTTGGCGCTCCTGCGCCTGAGCATCGGCGCCTTGCTCGCTGTCGCGCAACGCGCTGACGAAAAGGCGCGCTGCATTGAGCGGCTGCAGCACGTCATGGCTGATCGCGGCCAAGAAACGCGTACGCGACTGCTGCGCGTGCTCGGCGGCCTGGCTGCGTTCGGCGACGCGCTGCTCCAGCGTCTCGTTGGTTTCCAGCAGCAGCGATTCGGCGAGCTTGAAGTCGGTGATGTCGTTGTAACTGGTCACGTAGCCACCACCGGGCAGCGGCTGGCCGCGCATCTCGATCACCTGGCCATCGGCGCGGACGCGCTCGAAGATGTGGGGCGAACCGGCACGCATGTAGCGGATGCGCTTGTTGATCTGCGCATCGATGTCGCCTTCGCCCAACTCGCCGCGCTCGGCGTTGTAGCGGATCAGGTCCGCCACCGGTCGGCCCACGTATAGCATGCCCTCCGGATAGCCGAACATCTGCTGGTAGCGCCGGTTCCATGCGACCAGGCGCATCTCCGGGTCCACCACGCTGACGCCCGCGCTGATGTTCTCCAGCGTGGTGGAGAGAATCTCGCGGTTGAAACGCAGTTCCTGGCCGGCCTGGTCGAGCACCGCCACCACTTCGCCCAACTCCATGCCCGACCCGCGCAGCACGCTGGTCAGCACGATGCGGGCAGATGCTGCGCCGATGGCCGCCGCCAACAAGCGCTCGGTGAACTGCACCCAGGCCCGGTCGGCGGGTGCGTTCGGTTGCAGTTCGCGCTCCAGCAATTGCGCCTGTTCGGCAAAGGCGCGACGGGCATGGCGCTCGCCGACGACGCGTTCGGCCAACGTGCGCAGATCACCCACGCGCACACTGCCGGGCCATTCGCCCGCGACCAGCGCGGGACGCTGCGCATACGGATCGAGAAAAGGCGCGGCGCGCAGGCGCTCGTCGACGCCGGGACGCGAGCGCGCCGACACGATCATCATCGCGCCGGTGTTGACCAGCAGCGACCAGAACGTGCCGTGCGTCAGCGTGTCCCAGCCGCTCAGGCCGAACAGCTGCTGTGGCCGCAGCCACGTGATGCCGAACGGTCCGCTGTGCAGCCAGTGCATGTCGAACCAGCCGGCTTGCGTCATCGTGGGCAGCAGCAGCGTGTAGATCCACGTGGCGAAGCCGAGCACCATGCCGACCTCCACGCCGCGCCGGCTGGCGCCGCGCCAGTACAGGCCACCGATCAGGCCTGGCGCGAACTGCGCCACGGCCGCGAAGGCCATCAGGCCGTACGAGGCCAACGTGCTGTCGTTGCTGCTGCTGCGGTAGTAGGTGTAGGCCGTCAGCGCCAGCAGCAGGATCGCCACGCGGCGGATCCACAACACGCGCGAGGCGACGTCGGCTTCCGCATGGTGCTCGGCCCAGCCGCGACGCAGCAGCACCGGCATGATCAGATCGTTGCTGACCATCGTGGCCAACGCGATGCTCGCCACGATGACCATGCCGGTCGCCGCCGAGAAGCCGCCCACGTAGGCGACGATGGCGAGCGCCGTGCGGCCTTCGGCCAGAGGAAGCGCCAGCACATAGCTGTCGTCGGCTACGCTGCTGCCGCCGAACAACGCCACGCCTGCCGCCGCCACCGGCACCACCATCAGCGAGAACAGCGCCAGGTAGCCACCGAACAGCCAGCGCGCCTTGCGGATATCGCCCACGTCGCTGCATTCCACCACCGCGACGTGGAACTGGCGCGGCAGGCAGACGATGGCGAGGAAGCCGAGCAAGGTCTGTGCGATGAAGCCCACCGGTGGCGCGTTCTCGAACAGCGTGCGTGCCGAATCGGTCACCCGGATCTCATTGCCATCCAGCCACAGGTAGGCGAATACACCGACGGCGATCATCGCCACCAGCTTGACCACCGACTCCAGCGAGATCGCCAGCATCATGCCGTGGTGATGCTCGGTGGCGTCGACCTGACGGGTGCCGAACAACGCGGCGAACAGCGCCATCAGCAAGGCGACGTACAGCGCCGGATCGGTGAAGAAGCCGTGCGCGCTGTCGCCGCCTTCGCCGCTGAGTACGCTCAGGCTCATCGCCACGGCCTTGTACTGCAGGGCGAGGTAAGGCACCACGCCGATCAGCGCAATCACCGTGACCAAGGCGGCCAGACGCCGCGAGCGACCGTAGCGCGAGGAGATGAAGTCGGCGATCGAGACAGTGTTCTCGCTGCGCGCGATCAGCGCCAGCCGCTCGATGATGCGCCAGCCGAACAGCAGCAGCAGGACCGGGCCGAGATAGATCGGCAGATAGCCCAGGCCGTTGCGGACCGCGCTGCCGACCGCGCCGTAGAACGTCCACGACGAGCAGTACACGGCCAGCGCCAGGCTGTAGACCACCGGGCGCAGCCACGGGCGGTCGGGGTACATCGGGCGGCGGTCGCCCCACCACGCCACGCCGAACAGCAGCGCGGCGTAGCCGATCGACACCAACAGCAGGATCCAGCTGGAAACCAACGCCCTCTCCCCGGCGCTTACGCCGTCGCCGAGTGTACTGCGTGGCGTGCGCTCAGGTGGCGTCCGGTCCGAGTAGTCCGCGCACCGCGGTTTCGGCCTGGCCGCGCAATTCGGGGATGGCGATGCTCTCCCACACGCAGCCGATGCGCAGGCTACCGAGGATGAACACCCGTGGCTGCGACTCGCCGCGCGCATCGACCATCCGGCCATCGCGCGCAGCCTTCAAGCCGATGCCGTGCGGTCCGGCTTGCGCATGGCCCTTGCCGAGCAGGTCGTGCAGCAACGGGCTGCGCATGGTCTGCGCGCGCATTTCCACGCCGGTGGCGTTAACCACATAGTCGACGTCGAACTCGTCGATACGGCCGTCGCGCGCGTGCGTGCTGACGCGCAGGCGAGGGCCTTCGGCCATCACCGTATCCAGCCGGCCCCGATGCAGCCGCAGCTGGCCGCGTTCGACCAGCGCCTGCAGGCGGGCATGCACCTCGGGCGCGATGCGGTGGCGGTGCACGTCCCACTGGCGCACCACGTGGCGCAGGAAACGGCGCTGGTCCGGCACCGAAAGCGATTGCCACAACGCCTGGACGTGCGGGCGGATGCGCTCCATCGCCGATTGCCAGGGCAATCCGTCGGCCACCGCCTGCTTTGCCGCGTTGCGCAGGAAACGCATGCGCGTGCGCAGGTCCATCGCCTGCAGCGGTGCGGGGTCGTAGGTGGCGGCCGGTCCGTGGCAATGCGGGAGCGGCAGCAGGGCGTGCCGCGAGAGCACATGGATCGTGCCCGCGTGGCCGTTGTCGGCCAGGCTGAGCACCGTGTCGACCATGCTCAGGCCGGAGCCGACGATGCACAGGTCGGTGTCGGTCGGGATCGCCTTGATCGCATCGAAATCCCATGCGGCCAGCGAACGGCCCGCCGGCAACTGCGGCGCGCCGCGCGCCGGCAGCGGTTTGGGCGTATTGCCTACCGCCAGCACGACGCCCTTCGCATGCAAGGCGCCGTGCGTTTCGAGGCGCAGGGTCGCGCCATCGGCCTCGGGGTCGAGTTCGGTGACACGGTCGTGCATCACATGCAGCGTCGCCGGGCTCGCCGCGATGGCTTCGCCCAGCCTGACGCGTAGGTACTCGCCGTAGCGCCGGCGCTCGATGAACGCATGCGCCAGCGTGTCGCGATCGGGGCCGCCGGGCGGCGTGGTGGCCACGACGTAGTCGAGGAAGTCAGCGGGTCGGTCGTCGAACGCACTCATCCGTGCGGCCGGCACGTTCAACACGTGCTCGCCATGCGTCGTCGCGTAGGCCACGCCCTGCGCGAGCGTGTCGCGGGGCTCGATCATCACGATGCGCAGTGGCGCGGTGGCCTGGCGCAAGGCCTGCATCGCGACCAGCACGCCGCCGGCGCCGCCGCCGATGATCGCAAGGTCGCAGGGCGGCAGCGGGGCGGTCGGGGTGTCTTCGCTCATACGCCCATTGTAGCGAATGCCCCGCGTCGTCCCTGCCAGACGGCTACATCAGCGAGTCCGCCAGTCGCGCGATGCCTTCGCGGCTGCGCTGCCAGCCCGGCCGCCGCTGCCATGCGTCGGCCTCCACGACATCGGCGTGCGCCAGGTAGTCGGCTTCGATGGCGCGGATACGGGCCACGACACCGGCGTCGTAGCAGACCAATCCGATCTCCGCATTCAGCGCGAACGAACGGATATCCAGATTGATCGAGCCGACCAGGGCGATATCGTCGTCCACGGTCAGGTGCTTGGCGTGCAGGAAGTGCGGGCGATACAGCGCGATCTTCACCCCGCAGGCGAGCAGCTCCGCATAGTAGGACTGCTGCGCCCATGCCGTCAGCGGCTGGTTGTTGGTGGCCGACAGCACCAACTGCACGTCCACGCCCGACAGCGCCGCGATACGCAACGCGCTGAGCGTGGCATCGTCCGGCACGAAATAGGGCGTGGTCAGCACCACCTTGCGGCGTGCCAGATGGATCAGCGCATTGACGGTGTCACGCGCGTTCTCGAACGGATACGCAGGCCCGCTGGGCAGCAGTTGCGCGGCAACATCCTGCGGCTGCACCGACAGGTCCGGCTGCACCTCCAACCGCTCGCCGGTCTCGATGTACCAGTCGCTGGCGAACACGCCTTCAAGATGCGACACCACCGGCCCCTGCACGCGCGCGACGAGTTCGCGATTCGGGTGGCCGGGAACGAACGTCGCATCCGCGAGGTTCTGCGACCCGACGTAGCCGATGCCGTTGTCGATCACCGCGATCTTGCGATGGTTGCGCAGGTCCATGCGGCCGCTGCGCCGCCAGCGCAGGCCGCCGGGGAGCATGTCGTGCACGATGACGCCTGCCGTGCGCAGTCGCGTGCGATACGCGCGAAGACCGCGCTTGGCACCGACGGCATCCAGCAGTACGCGGCAGGTGATGCCGCGCGCAGCGGCGTCGCACAGGGCGGAGGTCACCGCTTCGCCGACGGTGTCATCGAACATCAGGTAATACAGCAGATGGACCTGCTGCTTCGCCGCGCCGATGTCGTCGAGCAGCGCGCGCAGCGACGCCTCGTAGTCGTCCAGCAGCGCCACCGCATTGCCATGGGTCGGCATGAACGCGCCCTGGCGTTCGATCAGCGGCGCCATTTCGGCCGCGGCACCGTCGTACGGGGTCCAGCGCAGTGCGCTGAGCGGGCGCTGCTCTTCGCGGATCACATCGGAAGCGCGGGCCTGCCGTGCGACGCGTTCGCGCGACAGCCAAGGGTGCCCCAGCAGTAGGTACAACGGCAGGCCGAGCAGCGGCACGAACCCGACCAGCAGCAGCCAGCTGCGCGCGGCGGCCGGGGTGGTCCGGCTGGGGATCCACCACAGCGCCGCCAGCCGGATCAGCCAGTCGATGATCAGCAGGGCGGTGCCGAAGGACCACTCCATGCGGCGCTACCGTCGGAAGAGGATGTGCCGATTCTGCGCAGGCGCGCGGGCAAAAGAAAACCCGCCTTGCGGCGGGTCTTCGGGAAGCGTGGGCCGGGCTTTCGCCCCAGGCTCACTTGATCTTGCCTTCCTTGTAGATCACGTGCTTGCGCACGACCGGGTCGTACTTCTTGATTTCCATCTTGCCCGGGGTGTTCTTCTTGTTCTTGTCCGTCGTGTAGAAGTGGCCGGTGTTGGCCGAGGAGATCAGACGGATCTTGTCGCGCTTGGATGCCATGTGTAGTTACTCCTCAGACCTTTTCGCCGCGGGCGCGCAGCTCGGCCAGAACGGAGTCGATGCCGTTCTTGTCGATGGTGCGCAGGGCGTGCGCGGACACTTTCAGCTTGACCCAGCGGTTTTCGCTGGCGACCCAGAAACGGCGCTCGTGCAGGTTGGGCAGGAAACGACGACGGGTCTTGTTGTTGGCGTGCGAGACGTTGTTACCGGTCTGCACACGCTTGCCGGTGACTTGGCATACGCGGGACATACGCACCTCGATAGGTAATTGTGTCGCCCATAGCCCGGGAGACGGCGGCCCGGCGGACGGCCTGCAGGACAGGTCGGACACCACGCGATACGGTCGAAAATCGCTGCAGACACAAGCCGGAATCGCATTTCCGGCCGCAGATCCGGCAGTACCGGACGCAGCGAGCCGCGCATTATGCCGAGGTTTCCCTTGTGCTGCAACCACTTAGGGCGGGCGGCGGCGTTGGCCGAAGCCCGCCTGCCAAGCGTAGGTCGGGCCTCGGCCCGACATCGCGGCGTCTCGGCGGCTGGAAGGCCGGATGGCGAGGTGGGCCGGGGCCCACCCTACGGGTTATGGCGCGGCGGCGGCCGTCTTGGCGGGGGCCGCCTTGCTGGCGGCGATGAAGGCCCGGATCTGGCTCTCGAGTACCGGCAGGGTTACCGAACCCTGCTTCAGCACGGCGTCGTGGAAGGCCTTGATGTCGAATTTCGGGCCCAGCTCCCGCTCCGCCTCGCCGCGCAGGCGGACGATGGCGATCTCGCCCAGCTTGTAGCTCAGCGCCTGGGCCGGCCAGGAGATGTAGCGGTCCACCTCGGTGGTGACCTCGTGCTCGGACAGGGCGGTGTGGTCGCGCAGGTAGGCCAGGGCCTGGTCGCGGCTCCAGCCCTTGTGGTGCACGCCGGTGTCGATCACCAGGCGGGTGGCGCGCCACATCTCGTAGGTCAGGCGGCCGAAGTCCTCATAGGGCGTCTCGTAGATGCCCATCTCCTTGCCCAGCTTCTCGGTATACAGCGCCCAACCTTCGCCGTAGGCGGAGATGTAGTTGTCGCGGCGGAAGGCGGGCTGCTCGCCCTGCTCCTGCGCCAGCGCGGCCTGCAGCGAGTGGCCGGGCGAGGATTCGTGCAGCGTCAGCGCCGGCAGGTTGTACAGCGGGCGCGACGGCAGGTTGTAGGTGTTGAGCCAGTACGTGCCCAGGCCGCCGCGGCCGGCGGTCCAGAACGGCGCGATGTCGGCGGGGACCTCGACGATGGTGAAGCGCCCGCGTGGCAGCGTGCCGATGTACTTGCCGACCTCGCCATCGACGCGCTTTGAGATCCACGCTGCGCGGTCGAGGAGCTGCTGCGGCGTCTTCGCATAGAACTGAGGATCGGTGCGCAGGAAGGTCAGGAATTCGGCGAACGTTCCCTTGAAGCCGGTCTGCTGGATCACCTCCTGCATCTCGGCCTGGATGCGCGCGACTTCCTTCAGGCCGATCGCGTGGATCTGTTCGGCGGTCAGGTCCAGCGTGGTGTATTCGCGGATCTGCTGTGCGTAGAAATCCTTGCCGCCCGGCATCGCTTCGGCCGCCAGCGTAGTGCGGGCCTGCGGCACGTATTCGCTGCGGAAGAACGTGAGCAGCGTGGCGAACGCGGGTACGACCTGTTCGCTGATCGCCGCGCGCACGTCCTTGCGCAGCGCTTCCTGCTCGGCAGCAGGAATGTTGGACGGCATCTTCTTGTAAGGCGCGTAGAAGGTGGACTGTTCGGGGTCTCGCTGCTCGGCCACGGCGGCGATGGAGACGTCGCGCCCGTCCAGCACCGCGCGCGGCACGGTGAAGCCGCGCTTCAGTCCGCTGCGCATGTTGGCGATGTGCTGGTCGAAGTAGCGCGGCACATCGCGCAGCCGCGCGGCATAGGCGCGGTAGTCGTCGGCGGTCTTCATCTGCCGGCGCGCCATGAAGGACAGATTCGACCAGAACGACGAATCGGAGTTGAAGGGCATCTCGTACGCACGCAGGCGCACTTCCGCCGCCAGGTTTTCCACCTGCGGGCGGTAGATCGCCAGGTTGATGCGGTTCTCGGTCGACAACTGCGCGGCGTCGATGCCATCGAGGTCTGTCAGGACCTGCTCCCACACCTTGAGGCGCGCCTGGTGCGCAGCGGCCCCAACATCGGGCAAACGGGTTTTGTCACCGCTGGTGTCGGTGTCTTCGTCGGCCTGGCCGGTCTGTTCCTGCCGCCATTTCCATTCTTTTTCGTAGAGCGCCTGAAAGCGCTGGTCGGCGTCGGAAGGGGCGAAGGCGAGCGCCTGCAGGGGCGCGAAGGCCAGCAGGAGGGCGGCGGTTCGAAGGTTCAAGGCGGGCATCCGGCAAAAGCAGAAACCGGATGGTAAAGCAGTGGTGCGCTCAGCGCTTTCCTACGAAAGGCCTGCGGTCAGGCACGGGTACGCAACCGCTCCAACACGCCGTCCAGCGTGTCCAGGTCGGTGTACTGGATGACCAGCTTGCCCTTGCCGCCCCGCCCATGGGCGATGGTGACGCGGGTGCCCAGGCTCTCGGAGAGTTCGGTTTCCAGCGAGGCGATGTCGGGCTGCGGCGCCGCCTTGGCG harbors:
- a CDS encoding PAS domain-containing hybrid sensor histidine kinase/response regulator, whose amino-acid sequence is MVSSWILLLVSIGYAALLFGVAWWGDRRPMYPDRPWLRPVVYSLALAVYCSSWTFYGAVGSAVRNGLGYLPIYLGPVLLLLFGWRIIERLALIARSENTVSIADFISSRYGRSRRLAALVTVIALIGVVPYLALQYKAVAMSLSVLSGEGGDSAHGFFTDPALYVALLMALFAALFGTRQVDATEHHHGMMLAISLESVVKLVAMIAVGVFAYLWLDGNEIRVTDSARTLFENAPPVGFIAQTLLGFLAIVCLPRQFHVAVVECSDVGDIRKARWLFGGYLALFSLMVVPVAAAGVALFGGSSVADDSYVLALPLAEGRTALAIVAYVGGFSAATGMVIVASIALATMVSNDLIMPVLLRRGWAEHHAEADVASRVLWIRRVAILLLALTAYTYYRSSSNDSTLASYGLMAFAAVAQFAPGLIGGLYWRGASRRGVEVGMVLGFATWIYTLLLPTMTQAGWFDMHWLHSGPFGITWLRPQQLFGLSGWDTLTHGTFWSLLVNTGAMMIVSARSRPGVDERLRAAPFLDPYAQRPALVAGEWPGSVRVGDLRTLAERVVGERHARRAFAEQAQLLERELQPNAPADRAWVQFTERLLAAAIGAASARIVLTSVLRGSGMELGEVVAVLDQAGQELRFNREILSTTLENISAGVSVVDPEMRLVAWNRRYQQMFGYPEGMLYVGRPVADLIRYNAERGELGEGDIDAQINKRIRYMRAGSPHIFERVRADGQVIEMRGQPLPGGGYVTSYNDITDFKLAESLLLETNETLEQRVAERSQAAEHAQQSRTRFLAAISHDVLQPLNAARLFVSALRDSEQGADAQAQERQHLAERVDASLRAAEELLDGLLDVSRLDAGGLQTQITDFDAGELLRELAAQYAPVAAGRGLKLRVHARAVPVRSDRRLLRRVLQNFLANALRYTREGRIVIGMRARGDQVVLQVWDTGPGIPDNHMRQIYDEFHRYQQPFDWGERGLGLGLSICQRISRLLQHELDARSTVDRGSMFSIVVPRGTQVSERRTSSRRAALASDSLAGLRVLCVDNDREIIDGMRALLGRWQVDVISATTVDEALEKIAEHPAVMLVDYHLHDRLDGLATLDALRAASPGPIAGALLTADGRDELKREARERGYRLLTKPVKPASLRAFLAAHHVAPPQPAPDQDTDTAPEAG
- the rpmB gene encoding 50S ribosomal protein L28, encoding MSRVCQVTGKRVQTGNNVSHANNKTRRRFLPNLHERRFWVASENRWVKLKVSAHALRTIDKNGIDSVLAELRARGEKV
- a CDS encoding FAD/NAD(P)-binding protein produces the protein MSEDTPTAPLPPCDLAIIGGGAGGVLVAMQALRQATAPLRIVMIEPRDTLAQGVAYATTHGEHVLNVPAARMSAFDDRPADFLDYVVATTPPGGPDRDTLAHAFIERRRYGEYLRVRLGEAIAASPATLHVMHDRVTELDPEADGATLRLETHGALHAKGVVLAVGNTPKPLPARGAPQLPAGRSLAAWDFDAIKAIPTDTDLCIVGSGLSMVDTVLSLADNGHAGTIHVLSRHALLPLPHCHGPAATYDPAPLQAMDLRTRMRFLRNAAKQAVADGLPWQSAMERIRPHVQALWQSLSVPDQRRFLRHVVRQWDVHRHRIAPEVHARLQALVERGQLRLHRGRLDTVMAEGPRLRVSTHARDGRIDEFDVDYVVNATGVEMRAQTMRSPLLHDLLGKGHAQAGPHGIGLKAARDGRMVDARGESQPRVFILGSLRIGCVWESIAIPELRGQAETAVRGLLGPDAT
- a CDS encoding DUF885 family protein, translating into MNLRTAALLLAFAPLQALAFAPSDADQRFQALYEKEWKWRQEQTGQADEDTDTSGDKTRLPDVGAAAHQARLKVWEQVLTDLDGIDAAQLSTENRINLAIYRPQVENLAAEVRLRAYEMPFNSDSSFWSNLSFMARRQMKTADDYRAYAARLRDVPRYFDQHIANMRSGLKRGFTVPRAVLDGRDVSIAAVAEQRDPEQSTFYAPYKKMPSNIPAAEQEALRKDVRAAISEQVVPAFATLLTFFRSEYVPQARTTLAAEAMPGGKDFYAQQIREYTTLDLTAEQIHAIGLKEVARIQAEMQEVIQQTGFKGTFAEFLTFLRTDPQFYAKTPQQLLDRAAWISKRVDGEVGKYIGTLPRGRFTIVEVPADIAPFWTAGRGGLGTYWLNTYNLPSRPLYNLPALTLHESSPGHSLQAALAQEQGEQPAFRRDNYISAYGEGWALYTEKLGKEMGIYETPYEDFGRLTYEMWRATRLVIDTGVHHKGWSRDQALAYLRDHTALSEHEVTTEVDRYISWPAQALSYKLGEIAIVRLRGEAERELGPKFDIKAFHDAVLKQGSVTLPVLESQIRAFIAASKAAPAKTAAAAP
- the rpmG gene encoding 50S ribosomal protein L33 translates to MASKRDKIRLISSANTGHFYTTDKNKKNTPGKMEIKKYDPVVRKHVIYKEGKIK
- the cls gene encoding cardiolipin synthase, coding for MEWSFGTALLIIDWLIRLAALWWIPSRTTPAAARSWLLLVGFVPLLGLPLYLLLGHPWLSRERVARQARASDVIREEQRPLSALRWTPYDGAAAEMAPLIERQGAFMPTHGNAVALLDDYEASLRALLDDIGAAKQQVHLLYYLMFDDTVGEAVTSALCDAAARGITCRVLLDAVGAKRGLRAYRTRLRTAGVIVHDMLPGGLRWRRSGRMDLRNHRKIAVIDNGIGYVGSQNLADATFVPGHPNRELVARVQGPVVSHLEGVFASDWYIETGERLEVQPDLSVQPQDVAAQLLPSGPAYPFENARDTVNALIHLARRKVVLTTPYFVPDDATLSALRIAALSGVDVQLVLSATNNQPLTAWAQQSYYAELLACGVKIALYRPHFLHAKHLTVDDDIALVGSINLDIRSFALNAEIGLVCYDAGVVARIRAIEADYLAHADVVEADAWQRRPGWQRSREGIARLADSLM